Genomic window (Cucumis sativus cultivar 9930 chromosome 2, Cucumber_9930_V3, whole genome shotgun sequence):
TCTTGCCAAAAAGATGAGAATCAAGACTACCATTAGGCATGAATTCATAAACCAACAAGAACTCACCTTTATCATGACACCAACCAATGAGTTGCACCAAATTTCGATGACGAAGCCGACTAATGATCTTTACCTCAGTTATATACTCTTTTCTCCCCTGTCTTGAACCCCTCGAGATTTTCTTCACAGCCACTGACAAATCTATGTCTGGTATATACCCTCTATACACTGCTCCAAATCCTCCTTGGCCAAGCTTCCTTTCTTTGGAGAAGTTGTTGGTAGCCATGACAAGAAGCTTATGTGAAAACCTTCTAGGTCCAGCCCCTCTTTCCAAATCATCATTAATGGATGTCAAGTTGACCTCTTCAGCCTTTTTTCCTCTGATTTtcgtttcttttgtttcaatcTCCAAAGTACTACAAAGGCTACAATTGCCATGAGAATTGAAACTCCGATTGAAACAGTCACGCCCACAATTACATCAACTTTATTCCCATTATCTTCACTTACTTGCTTCATATCCAAGGTGGAATTGAATTCCCATGAAAATAGTGTATGTCTCTCTACATACATGCCAGTTGCAGCTGAAAGTCCAATTGTAGCCCATTGAGGAAGAACCTTCATGAGATCAATTTGATAACTTAGGGTTGAATTCTCAAAAGAATTTGACCCATTTTGATATTTCCACCAAACACTCAAGTTTTTTGTACTTGAATTGTAAGAGATCCACACATCAGCAATATCCCCACTATGTAAACTAGCATTCCAATGTGTGTAATTAGAAGAAGCAATGGAGTTAACATTTATACCCACATGTTCAAATGGAGGATCCCATTCTTGATTATAGaaagaatcaaattcaacatgAACAATTTGGTTGATGGTTGAATCACTATTTGTTGTGTTGTAAAGGCCAAGAAAGCCACCAGCTGAATTTGGAGGGATTTGGAATCCAATTGGAGCTAGAAAAAAAGCTACTCCATGGCCATAGTTTTGAATATTTCGAGTATCAATTAAGAAGGTGAAATGGGTAGTGAAATCAGTGGTTTGACCTGTTTTGGAGTCCCAAATTGGAACAACGTCTTTGTAAATAACCCAACCAACTCTACaaagataattaatattgTTGAATTCAATTGCTCCAACTGATGGAATTGCATCTCCTTGATAAAGTGTATTACTTTCATTGGTTTTGAATCTatctattttgaaagaaattgagTCAGTGGTGGGAGtaaggaaggaaagaagaaggagaatgaaaaagagatgaTTTGATACTGGAAAGGCATTGGAGGAAGTAGCCATGTGGTTTGAGGAATAAAGGAAATAAGGGAAAGGTAATGAGGGAGATCAGTTTTGAAGTGATAGACCTTGAAAAGTAGTGCAAGGCTTTGATTTTATAAAGGTTATATCTTTTGTTTGAAGTTCAAGTTTCAACTTCTTTAGAATAACCCCAATTTCTCCCATTTGAATGGTAatatgcaaaacaaaaaaaaaaaaaaaaaggtttgaataACAAGTTTAGCTCTTAcacattttaattgatttttgatgtggaattttttttgttttccttattttttcaGGTtagtaaagagaaaaatcCGACCAATCAAGTATTGTGGTGTCTCTCTGTTCGAACAAATATCAGAGTTGAATGGCTCGTGAAACTTTGGAAAGGGTTTTAGCGGAGTGAGTGGGTGATTCATGATTCTCTTCGATTTTCTATAAGAGGGCCTCTACTTTCTCCTCTTTGGCGAAATACGATGCTAGAAAGATTCTTGATTTGATTAACTATGGTTGTGTCTGTTTGAATGGTCTTttcaaatgattaaattaaaaataagttgttttgaaaaaaaaaaataatatgtttgaCAACCacctaaaatgaatttataaaataatgtggTTTAGGATGAACACCTAAaaccaactttaaaaaaaataaatttggtgtGTTTAATGGTTAATCTCCCTAATTTGTACGAAACAATCTTGACAACACGTTCAACTATCCTCACCAACCAACCTTTGATAACTATCTCGGTCAATTGTAGTTGACC
Coding sequences:
- the LOC101203101 gene encoding LOW QUALITY PROTEIN: L-type lectin-domain containing receptor kinase IX.1-like (The sequence of the model RefSeq protein was modified relative to this genomic sequence to represent the inferred CDS: deleted 2 bases in 1 codon), which translates into the protein MATSSNAFPVSNHLFFILLLLSFLTPTTDSISFKIDRFKTNESNTLYQGDAIPSVGAIEFNNINYLCRVGWVIYKDVVPIWDSKTGQTTDFTTHFTFLIDTRNIQNYGHGVAFFLAPIGFQIPPNSAGGFLGLYNTTNSDSTINQIVHVEFDSFYNQEWDPPFEHVGINVNSIASSNYTHWNASLHSGDIADVWISYNSSTKNLSVWWKYQNGSNSFENSTLSYQIDLMKVLPQWATIGLSAATGMYVERHTLFSWEFNSTLDMKQVSEDNGNKVDVIVGVTVSIGVSILMAIVAFVVLWRLKQKKRKSEKKAEEVNLTSINDDLERGAGPRRFSHKLLVMATNNFSKERKLGQGGFGAVYRGYIPDIDLSVAVKKISRGSRQGRKEYITEVKIISRLRHRNLVQLIGWCHDKGEFLLVYEFMPNGSLDSHLFGKRAPLAWTVRYKIALGLASALLYLHEEGEQCVVHRDIKSSNIMLDSNFNVKLGDFGLARLMDHELGAQTTGLVGTLGYLAPEYISTGRASKESDVFSFGVVALEIATGRMSRNSMEMESHKGLVEWVWDLHGNGKLLMGMDEKLVESDYEQKQVECLMLVGLWSAYPDPNLRPSIRQVIQVLNFETTMPNLPSKMPIAVYHPPSTSMSSNEPIITASLDVGR